In Nitrospira sp., a single genomic region encodes these proteins:
- a CDS encoding OmpA family protein: MNGNILMLCSVGLLVSTGCVSSGTHDQTLAELDQARKASAKTTADFDAFKKESDAKISALEADKTKLSDELLHSQSAGSQLKRDLDQTKGSLDSTLASRSELENDVRKIRAETTGMERLNGELRRERDLLQGKLNDLQHDHDATKQDLENKLKAEQETVASLQRDKDMLIARATGATDELAKAQKHMGELEVDAARAKDLDKQLADLQKRAGDLEGQASRAKDLDQQLADLQKRAGDLEGQASRVKDLDKQLSDLQKHAGDLESQASRAKDLDQQLADLQKRAGDLEGQAGRAKDLEQRLSERDIEVGRLTQGGEALAAEKDALAAEKARLEKERVAKEAEIQRLTKTQEDLTKSLQAQIDRGDIKIKQVRDRLTINMVEKVLFNSGQAQVKPEGLKVLKQVADVLKDVHDKEIRIEGHTDNVRIGGKLKEKFPTNWELSTARATNVVRYFIEQGGVGAENFEAVGFADTRPVADNAAEEGRTENRRIEIVLFPKNLSAIAGDIKP; the protein is encoded by the coding sequence ATGAACGGAAACATCCTCATGCTGTGTTCCGTCGGATTGTTGGTATCGACCGGATGCGTCAGTTCGGGAACCCATGATCAGACACTGGCTGAGCTGGATCAAGCGCGCAAGGCTTCGGCAAAAACGACGGCCGACTTCGATGCTTTCAAGAAGGAATCCGACGCGAAGATCTCGGCGCTGGAGGCGGACAAGACGAAGCTATCGGACGAACTGCTTCACTCGCAAAGCGCTGGTTCTCAGCTCAAGCGAGATCTCGATCAAACGAAGGGCAGCCTGGATTCGACCCTGGCCAGCCGGAGCGAGCTTGAAAACGATGTCAGGAAGATCCGCGCAGAAACGACGGGGATGGAGCGGTTGAACGGGGAGCTGCGGAGGGAACGGGATCTGCTGCAGGGCAAGCTCAACGATCTGCAGCATGACCATGACGCGACCAAGCAGGATCTGGAGAACAAGCTGAAGGCCGAGCAGGAGACCGTTGCGTCGCTGCAACGCGACAAAGATATGCTGATCGCACGGGCCACGGGGGCCACCGATGAACTGGCCAAGGCCCAGAAACACATGGGAGAGTTGGAAGTGGACGCCGCGCGCGCCAAGGATCTGGACAAGCAGCTTGCCGATCTGCAGAAGCGCGCAGGCGATCTGGAAGGCCAGGCGAGCCGCGCCAAGGATCTGGATCAACAGCTTGCCGATCTGCAGAAGCGCGCAGGCGATCTGGAAGGCCAGGCGAGCCGTGTCAAGGATCTGGACAAGCAGCTCTCCGATCTGCAAAAGCACGCGGGCGATCTAGAAAGCCAGGCGAGCCGCGCGAAGGATCTGGATCAACAGCTTGCCGACCTGCAGAAGCGTGCAGGTGATTTGGAAGGTCAGGCCGGCCGAGCCAAGGATCTTGAACAACGGTTGTCCGAACGGGATATTGAGGTGGGGCGGCTGACGCAGGGCGGTGAAGCCTTGGCTGCGGAAAAGGATGCGCTGGCCGCGGAAAAGGCAAGACTCGAGAAGGAACGGGTCGCGAAGGAAGCAGAAATTCAGCGGCTGACGAAGACGCAGGAGGATTTGACCAAGTCCCTGCAGGCGCAAATCGACAGGGGCGACATCAAGATCAAACAAGTCCGCGACCGGTTGACCATCAACATGGTCGAAAAAGTGCTGTTCAATTCTGGTCAGGCGCAGGTGAAGCCAGAGGGATTGAAGGTGTTGAAGCAGGTGGCGGACGTGTTGAAGGACGTCCACGATAAGGAGATCAGGATTGAAGGCCATACGGACAACGTCCGGATCGGCGGAAAGCTCAAGGAGAAGTTCCCGACCAATTGGGAGCTGTCCACGGCTCGGGCGACCAACGTCGTCCGCTATTTCATCGAGCAGGGTGGGGTCGGCGCGGAAAACTTCGAGGCCGTCGGTTTTGCGGATACCAGGCCGGTGGCGGACAATGCCGCTGAGGAAGGGCGCACGGAAAACCGTCGGATCGAGATCGTGCTCTTCCCGAAAAACCTGAGCGCGATCGCCGGCGATATCAAACCCTAG
- a CDS encoding DUF2384 domain-containing protein — MTQAEELFRTLGGTTIFKRQVHSMEEVRAIIHRGLPYKSLEAIQAKYHLDTHVIMKILSVPARTMARRKEEQRLNAQESDRLSRVARILAYATQVFGTDEKASAWLTRPNHLLQRTAAPIDLLDTDTGTQVVESMLGRIDHGVIG, encoded by the coding sequence ATGACGCAGGCAGAAGAACTATTTAGAACATTAGGTGGAACCACGATTTTCAAGCGTCAAGTCCATTCGATGGAAGAGGTTCGTGCGATTATTCACAGAGGACTCCCCTATAAGTCGCTCGAAGCGATTCAAGCAAAATATCATCTTGATACACACGTCATTATGAAGATCCTGAGCGTCCCTGCTAGGACGATGGCTCGGCGCAAGGAAGAGCAACGCCTTAACGCACAAGAGTCGGATCGTTTGTCACGAGTAGCCAGGATTCTGGCGTACGCCACTCAGGTTTTCGGCACGGACGAAAAGGCTTCAGCGTGGCTCACGAGACCCAATCACCTTTTACAACGCACCGCTGCTCCAATAGATCTGCTTGATACCGACACAGGCACCCAAGTCGTTGAATCGATGTTGGGACGTATCGACCACGGTGTCATAGGTTAA
- the serS gene encoding serine--tRNA ligase, with translation MTPIDLDARFLSTAGLLHSMHDLRLLRDQLDDIRVQLGARGADVQWDSLKKLIDERRTLTIDVEQLRHELKKGSDEVAQLKRAKQPVDAAIASMKAVGERISRGETDLRQVEDALSDLALRIPNLPHSTVPAGKDAADNVEVRRIGSPPSFAARPHSHWELGEALGILDFERAAKIAGARFAVLTGAGARLERALINFMLDLHTTQHDYREVLPPFMVNRSAMTGTGQLPKFEEDLFRLSEEDYFLIPTAEVPLTNLHRDEVLNEGLLPIRYTAYTPCFRREAGSYGKDTKGLIRLHQFNKVELVAFTMPQESAAELERLTGHAETVLQQLGLHYRVMLLCSGDMGFSSAKTYDLEVWLPSQNQFREISSCSNFEGFQARRAGIRFKSAAGKKDAKTDFVHTLNGSGLAVGRTVVAIMEQYQQPDGSVLIPPVLRPYMGGLERITS, from the coding sequence TTGACTCCCATCGACCTCGATGCTAGATTCCTCTCGACCGCGGGACTCCTCCATTCCATGCACGATCTACGTCTCCTTCGCGATCAACTCGACGATATCCGCGTACAGCTCGGCGCGCGAGGGGCCGACGTCCAATGGGACAGCCTCAAAAAACTCATCGACGAGCGACGGACTCTCACCATCGACGTGGAACAGCTCCGTCATGAGCTCAAGAAAGGCTCCGACGAGGTTGCGCAACTCAAACGAGCCAAGCAGCCGGTAGACGCAGCCATCGCGTCCATGAAGGCCGTCGGCGAACGGATCAGCCGGGGCGAAACGGATTTGCGACAGGTCGAGGACGCATTGAGCGACTTGGCCCTGCGTATTCCCAACCTTCCCCATTCCACTGTGCCGGCGGGCAAGGACGCGGCGGACAACGTCGAGGTCCGCCGGATAGGCTCGCCTCCCTCATTCGCCGCTCGCCCGCACAGTCACTGGGAACTCGGCGAAGCGCTCGGCATACTCGATTTCGAGCGCGCGGCCAAGATCGCCGGCGCACGGTTCGCCGTCCTCACGGGAGCGGGAGCCAGGCTGGAGCGGGCATTGATCAACTTCATGCTCGACTTGCACACGACCCAACACGACTATCGCGAGGTACTCCCTCCCTTCATGGTCAACCGGTCGGCGATGACCGGCACCGGACAACTACCCAAGTTTGAAGAAGATCTGTTCCGCCTTTCCGAAGAAGACTATTTTCTGATTCCGACGGCGGAGGTGCCGCTCACCAATCTGCACCGGGACGAAGTGCTCAACGAGGGGCTGTTGCCGATCCGGTACACGGCCTACACGCCCTGTTTTCGGCGCGAGGCCGGGTCGTACGGCAAAGACACGAAAGGCCTCATCCGTCTGCATCAATTCAACAAGGTGGAGCTTGTCGCCTTCACGATGCCTCAGGAGTCCGCTGCGGAGTTGGAGCGGCTCACCGGCCACGCGGAAACCGTACTGCAGCAGCTCGGACTCCATTATCGCGTGATGCTGCTCTGCAGCGGTGACATGGGATTCTCCTCCGCCAAGACCTATGACCTTGAAGTCTGGCTCCCGTCACAGAATCAGTTCCGAGAAATTTCCTCCTGCAGCAACTTCGAAGGGTTTCAGGCGAGGCGCGCGGGCATTCGGTTCAAGAGCGCCGCCGGAAAGAAGGACGCCAAAACCGACTTCGTGCATACGCTCAACGGCTCGGGCCTCGCAGTCGGCCGTACGGTGGTCGCCATCATGGAACAGTACCAGCAGCCGGACGGCTCGGTGCTGATTCCTCCGGTTTTGAGACCCTATATGGGGGGCTTGGAACGCATCACCTCTTAG
- a CDS encoding PA0069 family radical SAM protein translates to MRAMSNPPNPFESRHREYLEPAPPSRLQMYDDATREILSRNDSPDLSFRWSLNPYRGCFHACAYCYARPTHEYWGFGAGTDFESKIVIKRDAPRLLRRTFDKRSWSGEVIVFSGNTDCYQPAEASFELTRACLEVCAEYRNPVGIITKGILVLRDLDVLERLRRDAWVRVYFSIPFADDAVARQMEPHAPSSRKRFEAMAALRDAGISTGISVSPIIPGLNDQDIPELLARAGAAGATEAMLTLLRLSGPVEEVFLQRIGEAFPDRRAKIVRRIQEVRAGAMTDGAYFSRHRGTGTYWSMVEQLFAVAKRKAGFSSLDHETVPQTFRRPEGAQAVLF, encoded by the coding sequence ATGCGCGCCATGTCCAATCCTCCCAATCCGTTCGAATCCCGGCATCGGGAATATCTCGAGCCCGCGCCTCCCAGCCGGCTTCAAATGTACGACGATGCCACCAGAGAGATTCTCAGCCGAAACGACAGCCCGGACCTGTCGTTTCGGTGGAGCCTCAATCCGTATCGGGGTTGTTTCCATGCCTGCGCCTACTGCTATGCGCGGCCGACTCACGAGTATTGGGGCTTCGGCGCCGGGACCGATTTCGAATCCAAGATCGTCATCAAACGGGATGCGCCGCGTCTGCTTCGACGGACGTTCGACAAACGATCCTGGAGCGGGGAGGTGATCGTCTTTTCCGGGAACACCGACTGCTATCAGCCGGCGGAAGCGTCGTTCGAACTGACCCGGGCCTGTCTGGAGGTCTGCGCGGAATATCGGAATCCCGTCGGCATCATTACGAAAGGCATTCTGGTGCTCCGCGATCTGGACGTGCTCGAACGGCTGCGGCGTGACGCTTGGGTGCGGGTCTATTTCAGCATCCCGTTCGCGGACGATGCTGTAGCCCGCCAGATGGAGCCGCACGCGCCGTCCAGCCGCAAGCGATTCGAGGCCATGGCTGCGCTGAGGGACGCCGGCATCTCCACGGGTATCTCGGTGTCTCCGATTATTCCGGGCCTGAACGACCAAGACATTCCGGAGTTGCTCGCGCGGGCCGGAGCGGCTGGGGCTACGGAGGCGATGTTGACGCTGCTGCGTTTGTCGGGGCCGGTCGAGGAGGTGTTCCTCCAAAGAATCGGCGAGGCTTTTCCGGATCGCAGGGCGAAGATCGTGCGCCGTATTCAGGAGGTTCGTGCGGGGGCGATGACCGACGGCGCATATTTCAGCCGTCACCGCGGCACGGGGACCTACTGGAGCATGGTGGAACAATTGTTCGCGGTGGCCAAGCGGAAGGCGGGATTCTCCTCGCTCGACCATGAGACCGTGCCGCAGACGTTTCGTCGCCCCGAGGGGGCGCAAGCTGTGTTATTTTAG
- a CDS encoding rhodanese-like domain-containing protein has protein sequence MKHNESFLRLVESARRRVKECTVAEAKGRLDRGEVAHFIDVREDNEFRQTHAKGARHLGKGIIERDIESVVPDKGASIILYCGGGFRSILAADALAQMGYSNVISMDGGIKAWKEAGYPMAP, from the coding sequence ATGAAGCACAACGAATCCTTTCTGCGATTGGTGGAGAGCGCGCGCCGCCGGGTGAAAGAATGCACGGTGGCCGAGGCCAAGGGACGGCTGGACCGTGGTGAGGTGGCGCACTTCATCGACGTGCGGGAAGACAACGAATTTCGGCAGACGCATGCGAAAGGGGCCCGCCATCTCGGCAAAGGCATCATCGAGCGCGACATCGAATCGGTTGTGCCGGACAAGGGCGCCTCGATCATTCTCTATTGCGGCGGAGGGTTCCGCTCGATACTGGCCGCGGACGCCCTTGCGCAGATGGGCTATTCGAACGTGATCTCGATGGACGGCGGGATCAAGGCTTGGAAGGAAGCGGGCTATCCGATGGCGCCGTAA
- a CDS encoding OmpH family outer membrane protein has protein sequence MYRPTTLARQSMLSFCAAALLCLASPPAQAAEAFKMGVIDPQSVLEKSKAGRRALDGLKEYVSTRQKLLSRDEEELRNTEKTLKESASKLSEAEKKEKEAQFRSKIQDYQKRAQEFNQELQGKQKQLVEEYMKKIAAATQTVAEKGGFSLIVDKGSEQTVKIVIYNKDTIDITEQVIKEFDRVNPK, from the coding sequence ATGTATAGACCGACCACTCTCGCGCGGCAGTCGATGCTGTCGTTCTGTGCCGCGGCTCTGCTCTGTCTTGCCTCGCCACCCGCGCAGGCGGCCGAAGCGTTCAAGATGGGCGTCATCGATCCCCAGAGCGTGCTGGAGAAATCCAAGGCGGGCCGGCGCGCGCTGGATGGGCTCAAGGAATACGTGTCGACGCGCCAGAAATTGCTGTCTCGCGACGAAGAGGAATTGCGGAACACGGAAAAGACGCTGAAGGAATCGGCCTCGAAGCTCAGCGAGGCGGAAAAGAAGGAAAAAGAAGCGCAGTTCCGAAGCAAGATTCAGGATTACCAGAAGCGCGCGCAGGAATTTAATCAGGAACTGCAGGGCAAGCAGAAGCAGCTCGTTGAAGAATACATGAAGAAGATCGCCGCCGCGACCCAAACGGTCGCGGAGAAGGGCGGCTTCTCCCTGATCGTCGATAAGGGCAGCGAGCAAACCGTCAAGATCGTGATCTACAACAAGGACACGATCGACATCACCGAGCAGGTGATCAAGGAATTCGACCGGGTCAACCCCAAGTAA